GTTCCTCTTTGTAATGTGCAATTACCGCCTCATCAACTTGTCCCTCATTTGGACAAATTCTCGCCCACTCAATTCCCAGCCTATAATGCTTAATCTTCATCTCTGCCATAAGATTTGCATCTTCTTTCCACAGCTTATAATGCTCCGTTGCTCTGGCAGGGTTGGAATGATCTTTAATCTTTCCTTTTGCATACCAGTCATTCCAGTTATGTCCACACTCGCCCCCTTCAATCTGAGTTGCTGCCGAGGCAACCCCTAAGGCTAATTGATTTTTAAACTTAATTTCCATGTGCCCCTCCCTTTCTATGCTAAAATGCAATCTAAATAAATGCCTCCTTCTTTATAGCAATCTATTATATGTTAAATTATAGCATATAATCATCCATATGGAATTTATATCTAAGTATCTTTTTTTATATTTATTCTGGTTTTAAGATATAGTGCAGTATAACATAAAGTCATATCTCCGTATTAATTATATTACCAGATCTAAAAGAGCTCTTTTTCATCTACCTGCATAAACAAATATCACTATTTCTGCGCAAAAGTTAGCCCCCCTAAAATAAGGGGGGCGTGTGGTGCTATTAATTCATATTCTTACGCAATAAACATACTCAGAATTTCATTCTCATCATGAATAAATAAAATAATATAAGAGGTAATCCCATAGCAGATAGTATTGTGATTGCAGTATGTACTTTTTTCTCATCTCGTAATATAAATAATAAAAATTTATACCCTAAGATACCAATCAATCCACCCAAACAATTTAGAATTATATCATCAATGTCTGATGCTCCAATGCCTAAAACACCCTGAATGATTTCAACAAATAAACTCACTATAAATATAACCACCAGATTGGTTATCACTCTTTTATCATTTTTTAATAATGACAAATATGTACCAAGAGGAATAAAGATAACTATATTGCCTATCACATTACCATAGGCGAATTTTTTAATAGTGGCAGAGTTGCTAAATATATATTCCTTTATGCTATAAAAAGGAATGAGATTGATTGATGTAAGCTCCGAATGGGAAGTTCTTGATAACAACAATATTTTAATTAGCAAAAGTATATAACAAATGAAAACACCATATAAAAAGACTGTTTTAATTCTCGCTCTTTTATTCATAATTACTCCATTCTTCATTTCATCCCTGCTATTCCTACTCATTATTATAATACTGCCAAACAAAAATTTATATCATAATAATTTTCTTATGAAAATCTTAGGGTTTTATTAATATAGCCTTAGGTTTTCTCCTTGATTCTCTATCCATATATTTAAAAGTTCTTTTAAATCATCAACCTTTTCTTTATCTGTGGAACCTTCCTTAGGTTTGAGTTTTTCTACAACTTTAAACTCAAATGCACTTTCTCCGAAAGTAGTCCAATCCTCTTGTAATTTCTTAGACTTACCTCTACCCAAATTTAATTGAAACTTTATCGATTCAAATGGCTTATATAAATTTGTGGATATATCTACGAAAGAATATCCATTAACTGTATTAAATATTTGAATTATACCCATCTCTACTTCTTGCTGTTTATACTTATTAATAAGTTCCTTTTTGTTTATATTACTCATAATACTTTCCTCACAATTCTTGTAGTACTTTCTTCCATCATTAGTTCTACTCAAGTATCCGTAATCTACCAGGTATCGTCGTATTATTGCGTCATCTTCATAAATAGTTTTAATTATTTTCTTTACTTCAGCTTCTGTATAGTCTCTAGCTGGCTCAAATAAATCAGCAAATCTTGGCAATAATGCTTTTCTTTTCTCTTCTTTAACAGGGAAAACACGAAGCTTAGGGTTTGCTATATTAGTCATCTTATCCTCAGCTAATTCCATAACCGCTAAAAATGCTCTTGCTTGTCTTGCCCTTTCCCTCAATGCAAATCTCATATTTCTTACTGTCGATTCTGCACATGCGAGCTTCATTGCAATTTCCTTGTCGTTATATTTATTTGATACCATTTCTAAAAACTCTTTTTGAATTTCAGTCAATCCAGTATATTTCTTATCTAGCATAAGCATCCTTTGAATAGGTGTTCCATGGTATGTAGAATGCCTCTTTGCACTATCATCATTTTCACCAATGTATTCTCTACATATTAAACAATTAAATTCTGCTTTTTTACTATCCCAAACATACCCTCTTTTAAAATCTTCTATAGTTGCATTGCGAATAAACTCATCCAT
The genomic region above belongs to Clostridium swellfunianum and contains:
- a CDS encoding VanZ family protein, which encodes MNKRARIKTVFLYGVFICYILLLIKILLLSRTSHSELTSINLIPFYSIKEYIFSNSATIKKFAYGNVIGNIVIFIPLGTYLSLLKNDKRVITNLVVIFIVSLFVEIIQGVLGIGASDIDDIILNCLGGLIGILGYKFLLFILRDEKKVHTAITILSAMGLPLILFYLFMMRMKF
- a CDS encoding DUF2087 domain-containing protein is translated as MDEFIRNATIEDFKRGYVWDSKKAEFNCLICREYIGENDDSAKRHSTYHGTPIQRMLMLDKKYTGLTEIQKEFLEMVSNKYNDKEIAMKLACAESTVRNMRFALRERARQARAFLAVMELAEDKMTNIANPKLRVFPVKEEKRKALLPRFADLFEPARDYTEAEVKKIIKTIYEDDAIIRRYLVDYGYLSRTNDGRKYYKNCEESIMSNINKKELINKYKQQEVEMGIIQIFNTVNGYSFVDISTNLYKPFESIKFQLNLGRGKSKKLQEDWTTFGESAFEFKVVEKLKPKEGSTDKEKVDDLKELLNIWIENQGENLRLY